In Truepera sp., the sequence CTTCTGGTTGCGCATCCTGGCTGCCGAGGCGGCCAGTCCGGCCGCTGCCGTCTTCATCGACGACTTGCCGGTGAACGTGGCCGCGGCCGCCTCGCTGGGAATCAGGTCCTTGCAGTTCGTGAGCCAGGAACGGGCCATCGCGGAGTTGGAAGCCGCCCTCGCCGAGACGAGTGAGAGCGCGGCGGAATAGCTGGCGCCGGCGCCATGGCCCAGGTCATGGAGCGCGCTTCCCGGCCGAGCTTAAGTTACTTCCATGTCACGATCAGAACCCGCAGGGAATACGGCCGTACCGGAGCCGGTCACCCCGGAGGCGGCGATCGCCCGCCTCAACAAGCTGTTCGACTCCGCCCTGAAGGCGCTCGGAGATGCCGGCCAGGCCGATGCGGCTTGCGAGCTGGCCGCGCAGGGCTGGACGCTCCTCAGGCATCAGTGGCCCCGCGAGGGAGAGCGCCTCAACGGCACGCTGCATTACCTGACCCGCACGGTGAAACCCAAGCCCGCCCCCGCCGAAGCGGACGACGAGCTGCTCGAAGTGCGGCACCTTTCCCCGGCCGAGCGTCACCGCGTGATCTTCGAGACCTACTTCGCGCTAAAGCCCGGCAAGGCCTTCGTGCTCGTGAACGACCACGACCCCAAGCCGCTCTACTACCAGTTCGCCGCCGAGCACCCCGGTGAGTTCTCCTGGGATCCCGTGGAAGAGGGGCCGAAAGTGTGGAGGGTGCGTATCGGCAGGGTGTAAGCGCAGCGTGGCGCCCCGGCCGCCGTTGGGGAAGGGCAGCCCTCACACTTCGCAGTTGCGGAACGGTCGCTGCTTCGGGAGTAGGCTGGCTGGGTGACTCCCGACCCAGCCAACCTGGAGGCCGAGGCCACACTCGGCGTGATCGGCGCACCCGCGATCAGCGCCGCCGCCTCCTCGTCCCTGAGCGATTCTGCAACACGCGCGCGGCATGCCCGGCGCATCACGGCCGCCCTCTTCGTCAGCCAGAGCCTGGGCTCCGCCGGCTCCATCGCCGCGGCAACGGTGGCGGCAATCGTGGGCGCCGAGCTGTCTGGACGGGATTCACTCGCCGGCCTACCGGCGGCCGTCGTGCAGATCGGCGTTGCCGTAGGCGCGTACTTCTGGAGCCGCCGGTCCGATCGCGTTGGGCGCCGTGGCGCCCTCACGGCCGCGCTGCTCACCGGCGCGTTCGGAGCCACGCTCTCGCTCATCGGGGTGGCGAGCGGTAACTTCATGCTCGTCCTGGTAGCGCTTTTCATCACCGGCTCCGGGAACTCCGCCGTGCAGCTCGGCCGCTTCGTCGCTGCGGAGGTCAACCCGAGGGCACGCCGCGCACGCGCCATCTCGACGGTCGTGCTCGGCGGCACCGTGGGCAGCGTCCTTGGCCCGATCCTGGTGGCGCCGACCGGGCGCCTCGTGACGTCGTGGGGATGGAACGAGATCGCCGGTCCCTACCTCGCCACCGGCGCCGGCTACCTGCTTACGGCCATTCTCCTGTTCGTCGCGCTCAGGCCGGAACCGCGCCTGATCGGCGACGCGATCGCGTTCGAGGAGGCCGGGACGCGCGTGCAAGCGAAAGCCCGGAGCCTGCGGCAGTTGCTGGCCGACACCGCCGTGCGCACGGCGGTCACGAGCGTGGTCCTGGCGCACATGGTGATGGTGGGGCTCATGCAGATGACGTCGTTGCACATGCACCAGATGGAGCACAGTCTGATGAACATCTCGGTGGTCTTCTCCAGCCATACGTTCGGCATGTACGCGTTCTCTACCTTGTCGGGTTGGTTGACGGACAAGTGGGGGCGCCGGCGGGTGCTGGGCATCGGGGCAGCTATCCTGTTGACCTCTTGCCTGCTGGCGCCGTTGTCCCCGAACCTCCTGCCAGTGGCCTTCGCGCTCTTCCTGCTGGGCCTCGGTTGGAACTTCTGCTACGTGGCGGGGTCGGCGTTGCTGGCCGATGCCCTCTCGCCCGCCGAGAAGGGCCGGATGCAGGGCTTCAACGACCTGCTGGTAGGAGGGGCCGCCGCCGCCGCGACCCTGCTTGGGGGCCTGATCATGGCCCGTTCCGGCTACCTCGCCATGGGTATCGCGGGAGCGGCCGTGAGTGCGCCACTCCTGTGGGTGGTGGCGCGGTTGCCACACGCCCAGGGCAGGGCGTCGGCGGCCGGTTGAGCCTGGCACCGGTTCGCGGGGCGTTGGGAGCTTGGGGTGAGTCCTAGGGTCTACGACGTAGTTGTCATAGGCGGGGGCGTGGGGGGCGCCGCCTGCGCCCATCGGCTCGCCAGCGACGGTGCGGACGTGCTGGTGCTCGAACGTGAGCACCGCTTCGCCGACCGGATCCGTGGCGACGTCCTGTACCCATGGGGCGTGGTGGAGGCGGAGCGCCTCGGCGTTCTCGACGGTCCGCTAGCGGCCGTGAGTCGGCCGCTGAGGTACTGGCATACTCACGTCGCGGGAGTGGCCCGGGCAGCTCCACGTGACCTGGCGGCGGAGCTGGAAGCCGGTCTCACCGCCCTCACCTTCTTCCACCCCGAACTCCAGGCCGCCATGCTCGAGTCGGCCGAACGGGCCGGCGCCGAGGTGCTGCGCGGTGCGGTGGCGACCGGCCTGTACGCGGCCCCGGGTGGCCAGCGGCTGCACTCGGTCGAGGCGCGGATAGGCGGGCTCACCAATGACTACCTCGCCAGCTTGGTGATCGGCGCCGACGGTAGAACGTCGCGAACACGCGTCTGGGGTGGTTTCGAGGTGAGCGCCGATCCCGAGGGGCCGATGTTCGCGGGCGCGTTGGTAACTGGTGCCAAGGTGGGTTTCACGGAAGCGGCGCGCGACACTGCTCACGTGTTCTTCGCTCCGAGCGACGGCCTCTTGGCCATGGTGTTACCCATCGATGCCCGTAGGACTCGTGTCTACGGCGGTTACGACCTGCAGACCGGGCGGCGTCGGCTGACTGGGAAGGCGGCGTTCGAGGACCTGAGGCGGATCACGGAAGGAGCCGGCGTTCCGCGCTCCTGGCTCGAGCAGGCCGAGGTCGCCGGCCCCCTCGCGGAGTTCTCGGGCGCGGACGTGTGGGTCGAGTCGCCTTACCGCAAGGGCGCGGCCCTGGTAGGCGACGCCGCTGCGGCCAGTGACCCGAGCTTCGGTTGCGGGATGGCCCTGACGCTGAGGGGCGTGAGGGCCCTAACGGACGAGATCAGGCGAGTGGGCTCCTTCCAGCCGGACGCGCTGGAAGAGGCGGGAAGGGCCTACGCGGCGACCGCGACCCGCGATTACGAGTCCTTGCATAGGCAGACCTCGTGGCTGAGAGAAGTGTACCGAACGCCCGGCACGGCCGCAGACGCGATGCGAGCAGGACTCTGGCCCCTCTACGCGCGCGACCCGAGCAGGGTCCCGGACATCGTCGGCCTCGGGCCCGACGCGCCGAGCGACGAAGCGGCCAAGAGGCGCTTCCTGGGATTCGACTGAACCGCGACCGCTAGCGCTTGAAAGCAGTCCTGCCGCCATTCACGCAGGTTTCGAACAGTCGCGGGGCCCGTGAGAACCGGGAGATGACCCGTGGTGCAATGAAGTTCCCTTCGCTTGGTCGGTGCCCGGTCGTGGCATGTGGGCGGCGAGAACCGGAACAGCATGCAACGATGATCTTCGGTAGGTGGCGGCCTCGGCCTGCACGGGGCGGCCATAGACGCTCGGTAGCGAGAGGATGACGCATGGCGCCCGACTTAGGCTGGTTGCACCGTTACGTACCTGCTGAGGCAGATGCGGCAGTTGCGAGGGGGACCGTGCCGAACCGCGGCACCAATGCGGGCCCCCTGACGCTGTTGCTGCTGCACGGCACTGGAGGAGACGAGAACTCCTTGGTGGGCCTGGGCAGGCTCGTCGCGCCGAAGGCCAACCTGTTGAGTGTGCGTGGACGCTCCAACGAAGAGGGGGTCACCCGCTTCTTCCGGCGTTTCAGCGCCACCAGCTACGACCAGGCGCACCTCGTTTCCGAGGCGAAGGCGCTTGGGCGGTTCGCGCGCCTTGCGGCCGATACTTACGGCTTCGATCGGCGGGGTCTGGTCGCCTGCGGCTACTCGAACGGTGCCAACATCGCCCTGGCCACCTTGGCGTACGACGCCGACGCGTTCGCGGCCGCGATCCTGCTGA encodes:
- a CDS encoding MFS transporter, whose amino-acid sequence is MTPDPANLEAEATLGVIGAPAISAAASSSLSDSATRARHARRITAALFVSQSLGSAGSIAAATVAAIVGAELSGRDSLAGLPAAVVQIGVAVGAYFWSRRSDRVGRRGALTAALLTGAFGATLSLIGVASGNFMLVLVALFITGSGNSAVQLGRFVAAEVNPRARRARAISTVVLGGTVGSVLGPILVAPTGRLVTSWGWNEIAGPYLATGAGYLLTAILLFVALRPEPRLIGDAIAFEEAGTRVQAKARSLRQLLADTAVRTAVTSVVLAHMVMVGLMQMTSLHMHQMEHSLMNISVVFSSHTFGMYAFSTLSGWLTDKWGRRRVLGIGAAILLTSCLLAPLSPNLLPVAFALFLLGLGWNFCYVAGSALLADALSPAEKGRMQGFNDLLVGGAAAAATLLGGLIMARSGYLAMGIAGAAVSAPLLWVVARLPHAQGRASAAG
- a CDS encoding FAD-dependent monooxygenase produces the protein MSPRVYDVVVIGGGVGGAACAHRLASDGADVLVLEREHRFADRIRGDVLYPWGVVEAERLGVLDGPLAAVSRPLRYWHTHVAGVARAAPRDLAAELEAGLTALTFFHPELQAAMLESAERAGAEVLRGAVATGLYAAPGGQRLHSVEARIGGLTNDYLASLVIGADGRTSRTRVWGGFEVSADPEGPMFAGALVTGAKVGFTEAARDTAHVFFAPSDGLLAMVLPIDARRTRVYGGYDLQTGRRRLTGKAAFEDLRRITEGAGVPRSWLEQAEVAGPLAEFSGADVWVESPYRKGAALVGDAAAASDPSFGCGMALTLRGVRALTDEIRRVGSFQPDALEEAGRAYAATATRDYESLHRQTSWLREVYRTPGTAADAMRAGLWPLYARDPSRVPDIVGLGPDAPSDEAAKRRFLGFD
- a CDS encoding DUF2249 domain-containing protein translates to MSRSEPAGNTAVPEPVTPEAAIARLNKLFDSALKALGDAGQADAACELAAQGWTLLRHQWPREGERLNGTLHYLTRTVKPKPAPAEADDELLEVRHLSPAERHRVIFETYFALKPGKAFVLVNDHDPKPLYYQFAAEHPGEFSWDPVEEGPKVWRVRIGRV